One Maribacter cobaltidurans genomic window carries:
- a CDS encoding ABC transporter permease: MFKNYLKIAWRNLVRNKSFSLLNILGLSIGLTVTALILLWVNYEMGFNQFHENKDRIYQVYNKYEVDGEIWTWNSTPKVMATAIKTDYPEVEEVSRYFYENTFLFSKGDKNLKSTGTIVDPSFLKIFSFPLVEGNIETVLDDVNALVVTETFAKKMFGNEPAVGQIVKMDNANNFKVTGVLKDLPSNTEFNFEYLLPWAYLKQKGWDDQNWRNNSIATYVLLKEGTNYTSFSEKIKTLRKTYDKDAPNMVTYLYPYKRSHLYSEFENGVEVGGLIDVIRLFTIIAIIVLVIACINFMNLSTARSEKRAKEVGVRKVVGARKKALIFQFIGESLLISTLAAIVALIVLVLVLPAFSQLIDRELSIDWLNPMFWAMTLSIILLTGVLAGSYPALYLSSFKPTAVLKGTFSKINTLITPRKVLVVLQFAVAIVLITATLVIKQQISSVQNRKLGYNKDQLIYVQMEGDIEKNYTNISSELLDGGIASSISKTNSPITESWSNSWGLDWKGKSEDNKTLVHRLVADNNIIKTMGLQLLEGRDLDLKQYPTDSTAMILNESAVALMGFDDPLGQVVRDNGIEWHIVGVVEDFVYNSPFQKIEPMVIEGAKGWFEMVHIKFNKDKPIASNLASTEEIFKKYNPNYPFNYEFVDADYAQKFISEQRIEKLASLFTLLTISISCLGLFGLASYMAQNRIKEIGVRKVLGASVNGITALLSKDFLKLVCISLFIAIPVSWYVMNRWLQDFAYRIELSWWIFGLAGLAALGIAFITVSYQAIKAARSNPVKSLRAE; encoded by the coding sequence ATGTTTAAAAACTATTTGAAAATCGCATGGAGAAATTTGGTTCGTAACAAGAGCTTTTCATTGTTGAATATTTTAGGTTTGTCCATTGGCCTCACCGTAACCGCACTGATTCTGTTATGGGTCAATTACGAAATGGGTTTCAATCAGTTTCATGAGAACAAAGACCGTATTTACCAGGTCTATAATAAGTATGAGGTTGATGGCGAAATTTGGACATGGAACTCCACCCCCAAGGTTATGGCTACGGCCATTAAAACAGATTATCCTGAAGTGGAGGAGGTTTCACGCTATTTCTACGAGAATACGTTTTTATTCAGTAAAGGCGATAAGAACTTAAAATCTACGGGAACCATTGTGGACCCTAGTTTCTTAAAAATATTCAGTTTTCCATTGGTGGAGGGAAACATAGAAACCGTTCTTGATGATGTAAACGCCTTGGTCGTTACCGAAACCTTTGCAAAAAAGATGTTTGGAAATGAACCGGCAGTAGGCCAAATCGTGAAAATGGACAACGCTAATAATTTCAAGGTAACAGGAGTTTTAAAAGATCTTCCATCAAATACCGAATTCAATTTCGAATACTTACTGCCTTGGGCCTACCTGAAACAAAAGGGATGGGATGATCAGAATTGGAGAAACAACTCCATCGCCACATACGTCCTATTAAAAGAAGGTACAAATTACACCTCATTTTCAGAAAAGATTAAGACGCTACGAAAAACTTACGATAAGGATGCCCCAAACATGGTCACTTATCTCTATCCATATAAACGTTCACACCTTTATTCTGAATTTGAGAATGGGGTGGAGGTTGGCGGGTTGATCGATGTGATTCGTCTTTTCACTATTATAGCCATTATCGTTCTGGTTATCGCTTGTATCAACTTCATGAACCTGAGTACCGCCCGTAGTGAAAAAAGAGCAAAAGAGGTTGGCGTGCGAAAGGTGGTTGGTGCCCGGAAAAAAGCATTGATATTCCAGTTTATAGGGGAGTCTTTGTTAATCTCTACATTGGCGGCCATAGTGGCTTTGATTGTTTTGGTACTGGTTCTCCCGGCATTCTCCCAACTCATTGATCGGGAGTTAAGCATTGATTGGTTAAACCCCATGTTTTGGGCTATGACCTTATCCATAATTCTTTTAACCGGCGTGCTTGCAGGAAGTTATCCTGCCCTTTATTTATCTTCATTTAAACCTACAGCGGTACTCAAGGGTACGTTCAGCAAAATCAATACGTTGATTACACCTCGCAAGGTCTTGGTGGTGCTACAGTTTGCGGTCGCCATTGTATTGATTACCGCCACCCTTGTGATAAAACAACAGATCAGCTCCGTTCAAAACCGCAAGTTGGGGTATAACAAGGACCAGCTTATTTATGTGCAAATGGAGGGTGATATTGAAAAAAATTACACCAATATTTCTAGCGAACTTTTGGACGGTGGTATTGCCTCATCGATCTCAAAGACGAATTCTCCCATAACGGAAAGCTGGAGTAATTCTTGGGGTTTAGATTGGAAAGGAAAAAGCGAGGACAACAAAACTTTGGTGCATAGGCTTGTAGCTGATAATAATATCATTAAAACGATGGGATTACAGCTTTTGGAAGGGAGGGATTTGGATTTAAAACAATATCCTACCGATTCCACGGCCATGATTTTGAACGAGTCTGCCGTTGCACTTATGGGGTTTGATGATCCTTTGGGACAAGTAGTCAGGGACAACGGTATTGAGTGGCATATTGTTGGCGTGGTGGAGGATTTTGTGTACAACTCCCCTTTTCAAAAAATAGAGCCTATGGTAATCGAGGGTGCTAAAGGATGGTTCGAAATGGTTCATATAAAGTTTAATAAGGACAAGCCCATTGCATCTAATTTGGCATCTACAGAAGAAATCTTTAAAAAATACAATCCAAACTATCCCTTTAACTATGAATTTGTTGATGCCGACTATGCTCAAAAATTCATAAGTGAGCAACGTATAGAAAAATTGGCCAGCTTATTTACCCTTTTGACCATCTCAATTTCTTGTTTGGGACTCTTTGGCTTGGCTAGTTATATGGCCCAAAATAGAATTAAGGAAATAGGGGTTCGCAAAGTGTTAGGTGCTTCCGTAAACGGTATTACGGCCTTGTTGTCAAAAGATTTTTTGAAATTGGTCTGCATTTCACTATTTATTGCCATACCCGTTTCATGGTATGTGATGAACCGTTGGTTGCAAGATTTTGCATATCGAATAGAACTTTCATGGTGGATTTTTGGTTTGGCCGGTCTAGCAGCGCTTGGCATCGCGTTTATTACGGTCAGCTACCAGGCAATCAAAGCTGCAAGATCAAACCCGGTTAAAAGTTTGCGTGCAGAGTGA
- a CDS encoding ABC transporter permease, which produces MFKNYLKIAWRNLLKNKGYTLINVGGLALGMAVTLIIGLWIQDELSYNGYFKNKEKIAQIYQSQTFNGKTGSGPAIPRPLEKALRDGYSDNFEHLIMCSWTNDHYLKYGEKSISRSGNYMQRVGPELFNLEIIKGEKDGLREINSIMLSESTANALFGSEDPIGKIVRVSNEHDMNVSAVYKDIPFNNSFNDTDWIISWEKYLANNEWIRNAEDQWGNNSFQMFVQIADNTSIDAVTRTIKDVKKNLNEDTAEFNPQIFLFPMKDWYLRSSFENGKQVGGRIKYVWLFGIIGAFVLLLACINFMNLSTARSEKRAKEVGIRKSIGSQRGQLIYQFLSESFLVVLFAFFLALLIVLLSLNGFNELARKEISFPWGNGLFWLVSLIFILFTALLAGSYPALYLSSFRPVDVLKGTFKVGKYAGLPRKILVVLQFTVSVAFIIGTVIVMQQINHAKNRPIGYDKEGLIQVPTFSQDFNGKYDLMRTEFLESGAVVEMSSSSSPTTRIWSNRGGFTWEGKPEGFQEDLAWTEVSPEYAKSLNLKIVEGRDFSREYATDSLGVLINETAKKYLGMPDPVGKFLKDDDEEDPNPPLKIIGVVQDMITQSPYEPVKQGVYVYDRYNNSSYYNLRLNPQQSANQNIAVIERVFKEHFPAIPFEYEFIDAEYGEKFASEERIGTLSGIFTALAILISCLGLFGLTSFVAEQRKKEIGVRKVLGASIFNVWNMLSKDFLKLVIISCFIAVPIAYFIMNGWLQEYPYRVVLKWWIFALAMLGALGVTLLTVSFQAIKAAKANPVKSLRTE; this is translated from the coding sequence ATGTTTAAAAACTATCTAAAAATCGCTTGGAGAAACCTTCTAAAAAACAAAGGTTATACTTTAATCAATGTTGGTGGGCTGGCATTGGGCATGGCCGTCACCTTGATTATTGGCCTTTGGATACAGGACGAACTTTCATACAACGGTTATTTTAAGAACAAGGAAAAAATCGCCCAGATTTATCAATCCCAAACATTTAATGGAAAAACAGGTTCAGGGCCGGCCATACCAAGACCCCTTGAAAAAGCATTGAGAGACGGTTACAGCGACAATTTTGAGCATTTGATCATGTGTTCCTGGACCAATGACCATTACCTTAAATATGGGGAGAAAAGTATTTCCAGATCGGGCAATTATATGCAGCGTGTAGGTCCGGAACTTTTTAATCTGGAAATTATAAAAGGAGAAAAGGACGGATTAAGGGAAATCAATTCCATAATGCTATCGGAGTCCACGGCCAATGCACTCTTCGGAAGTGAAGACCCAATCGGTAAAATCGTAAGGGTAAGCAATGAGCACGATATGAACGTAAGTGCCGTCTACAAGGATATCCCGTTTAATAATTCCTTTAATGATACAGATTGGATTATTTCGTGGGAAAAGTATTTGGCCAATAATGAATGGATACGAAATGCGGAGGACCAGTGGGGCAATAATTCCTTTCAAATGTTTGTTCAAATAGCAGATAACACCTCCATTGATGCAGTTACAAGAACCATAAAGGATGTAAAGAAAAATTTGAATGAGGATACGGCGGAATTCAATCCCCAGATTTTCCTCTTTCCAATGAAAGATTGGTACCTAAGAAGCAGTTTCGAAAACGGAAAGCAAGTAGGCGGTCGCATAAAATATGTATGGCTTTTTGGTATTATCGGTGCATTTGTGTTACTGTTGGCCTGTATCAACTTTATGAACTTAAGTACGGCTCGCTCTGAAAAACGGGCCAAGGAGGTGGGAATCCGGAAATCTATCGGTTCCCAAAGGGGACAATTGATCTATCAATTTTTGAGCGAATCCTTTTTGGTCGTACTATTCGCCTTTTTCTTGGCACTATTGATCGTACTCCTATCCCTTAACGGTTTTAACGAACTGGCAAGAAAGGAGATTTCCTTTCCTTGGGGTAACGGGCTTTTTTGGTTGGTATCCTTAATTTTTATTTTGTTCACGGCGTTACTGGCAGGTAGCTATCCTGCCTTATATCTTTCGTCCTTTAGACCTGTGGATGTGCTGAAAGGAACTTTTAAAGTGGGGAAATATGCCGGATTGCCCAGAAAAATATTGGTGGTATTGCAGTTTACGGTTTCGGTGGCATTTATTATAGGAACGGTCATTGTGATGCAACAGATCAATCATGCCAAAAATAGGCCGATTGGTTATGACAAGGAAGGATTGATACAGGTTCCAACGTTCAGTCAGGATTTTAACGGTAAGTATGATTTGATGCGAACCGAATTTCTAGAATCCGGAGCAGTGGTGGAAATGTCTTCTTCTAGCAGTCCTACCACTCGGATCTGGTCCAACAGGGGAGGTTTTACATGGGAAGGAAAGCCGGAGGGGTTTCAAGAAGACCTAGCTTGGACCGAGGTCTCACCGGAATATGCAAAGTCACTCAACCTAAAAATAGTAGAGGGCAGGGATTTTTCAAGGGAGTACGCCACAGATTCTTTGGGTGTGCTTATCAATGAAACGGCCAAAAAATATTTAGGAATGCCCGATCCAGTAGGTAAATTTTTAAAGGACGACGATGAGGAAGATCCAAATCCACCTTTAAAAATTATTGGCGTGGTGCAGGATATGATTACCCAATCGCCATACGAGCCGGTAAAACAAGGTGTTTACGTGTATGACCGGTATAACAATTCCAGCTATTACAACCTAAGGTTAAATCCGCAGCAAAGTGCCAATCAGAATATCGCGGTCATTGAGAGGGTCTTTAAAGAACATTTTCCTGCAATACCATTTGAGTATGAGTTTATAGACGCGGAGTATGGCGAAAAATTTGCCTCCGAGGAGCGAATAGGTACACTTTCGGGCATATTTACCGCCTTGGCCATTCTGATCAGCTGTTTGGGACTTTTTGGGCTGACATCCTTCGTTGCGGAGCAGCGCAAGAAGGAAATTGGTGTTCGTAAGGTGTTGGGCGCATCTATATTCAACGTATGGAACATGCTTTCAAAAGACTTTTTAAAACTGGTCATCATTTCTTGTTTTATCGCTGTCCCCATTGCCTATTTCATTATGAACGGATGGCTTCAGGAATATCCTTATCGAGTTGTCTTAAAGTGGTGGATTTTTGCATTGGCTATGTTGGGAGCACTCGGTGTAACCTTACTTACCGTAAGTTTTCAGGCGATTAAAGCCGCCAAGGCAAACCCGGTAAAAAGTTTACGAACGGAGTAA
- a CDS encoding ABC transporter permease yields the protein MAFRRLFRKGEQTTTRIISLIAGLAFGMLLLSEVLYYYSYDGFYPDAERLYVVHENFNMDTSSEELDTSSRVSGAIAPALREEVPGVEMATRFNPMGKSVFYTEDKKNYEADFSLADEYAFDVLPRTMISGNAKEVLSSPMSCMVSDKLASQMGGNVMGKVIELKKYPGKKLTINGVFKAIPENTNYNYDVLVSMVSTKEFMWDGTQNWMGNDRYYAVVKLEEGVSPTDLAPAIRKMQEKNQDIAKLEEEQPGIIFKYSLKPIQSLYVDDVKNMILILTTIALTVLIVSLFNYLLLTMSVLVNRAKSSAIHKTCGAGSLNLQRLIFSETALLFLMSILGAFLTLWLIKPFAEVQLGHKLSSVLNPQVVWPLLFFMALLIGAASYFPGRFYSRIPVATAFRNYQQKKGKWKLALLAFQFVGATFILTMLTIVVMQYNSVIGADHGYGTKGIYFGSTSGMEGSKVNTLIHELEGIPGVDMVGIGEKIPLGGAPGNNVKSADGKELFNVADFYTIDENYMSILGIPITEGENFSAENSAVNDMLISKKGADKLVLNGWKEIVGQPVDITQHGPATVRGIFDDFVINTLTQPDDRPAIFHYAPQAKFVADKEEDASFAFHLLIKTKEGVGADMLQKITDVFNEYLPYRDAVVKNLDAELVYAYQSEKGFRNAILAGSAIILLITIIGLFGYTANESVRRKKELAIRRINGATLGDILKSFLADLEFMAIPAVLLGLAGAWFTANKWMENFAFKTELHWGIFLASSFFVLLLIGLIATINYVKAANQNPVESLRAE from the coding sequence ATGGCATTTAGACGTCTGTTCCGTAAAGGGGAGCAGACCACTACACGTATCATATCCTTAATTGCTGGGCTAGCCTTTGGAATGTTATTATTGTCCGAGGTACTATACTATTACAGTTATGATGGTTTTTATCCAGATGCGGAACGCCTGTATGTAGTGCATGAAAACTTTAATATGGATACCTCCTCTGAGGAGCTCGATACCTCTTCCAGGGTAAGTGGGGCCATTGCTCCGGCGCTTCGTGAGGAAGTGCCCGGTGTAGAGATGGCTACACGTTTCAATCCCATGGGAAAATCCGTTTTTTACACAGAGGACAAAAAAAACTACGAAGCGGATTTTTCATTGGCGGACGAATATGCCTTTGACGTCTTACCAAGAACCATGATAAGTGGTAATGCCAAGGAAGTTCTGAGCAGTCCGATGAGCTGCATGGTTTCCGATAAGTTGGCTTCCCAAATGGGAGGAAACGTTATGGGCAAGGTTATTGAACTTAAGAAATATCCCGGGAAAAAGCTTACGATCAATGGTGTTTTCAAAGCCATTCCTGAAAATACCAATTATAATTATGATGTACTTGTCTCCATGGTTTCCACCAAGGAATTTATGTGGGACGGTACCCAAAATTGGATGGGCAACGACCGTTATTATGCCGTGGTAAAACTGGAGGAAGGTGTTTCGCCGACAGATTTGGCGCCCGCAATACGTAAGATGCAGGAAAAAAATCAGGATATTGCCAAATTGGAAGAGGAACAGCCCGGTATCATCTTTAAATATAGTTTAAAGCCCATCCAAAGTTTATATGTGGACGATGTAAAGAATATGATATTGATTCTTACGACCATAGCCCTAACCGTATTGATAGTGTCATTGTTCAATTATCTTTTGCTCACCATGAGTGTTTTGGTGAACAGGGCTAAAAGCTCGGCTATACATAAAACCTGTGGAGCGGGATCCTTGAATCTGCAAAGGCTAATTTTTTCCGAGACTGCCCTGTTGTTCTTGATGTCCATTTTAGGAGCCTTTTTGACACTATGGTTAATAAAACCCTTTGCCGAGGTGCAGTTGGGACACAAACTCTCCTCAGTTCTGAATCCTCAAGTGGTATGGCCCTTATTATTTTTTATGGCCCTGTTGATAGGAGCCGCAAGTTACTTTCCGGGAAGGTTTTATTCGCGTATTCCAGTGGCTACCGCTTTCCGTAACTATCAACAAAAAAAAGGCAAATGGAAATTGGCCCTATTGGCCTTTCAATTCGTGGGAGCTACTTTTATATTGACCATGTTGACCATTGTGGTCATGCAGTACAATAGTGTAATAGGAGCGGATCATGGGTATGGCACCAAGGGCATTTATTTCGGTTCCACTTCGGGTATGGAAGGGAGTAAAGTAAATACCCTTATACATGAACTTGAGGGAATTCCCGGTGTTGATATGGTGGGTATTGGAGAAAAAATTCCTTTGGGTGGTGCTCCAGGTAACAACGTCAAGTCCGCCGATGGAAAAGAATTGTTCAACGTAGCAGATTTTTATACAATAGATGAGAATTATATGTCCATTTTGGGTATACCTATAACTGAAGGGGAGAATTTTTCAGCAGAGAATTCTGCTGTGAACGATATGCTCATCAGCAAAAAAGGGGCCGATAAACTCGTGCTGAACGGATGGAAGGAAATCGTAGGGCAACCGGTGGACATTACCCAACACGGACCAGCTACGGTTCGGGGAATCTTTGATGATTTCGTAATCAACACACTAACACAACCCGATGACCGTCCGGCAATTTTCCATTATGCCCCGCAAGCAAAGTTTGTGGCAGATAAGGAAGAAGATGCCTCATTTGCCTTCCATTTGCTTATAAAGACAAAAGAAGGCGTTGGAGCGGATATGCTTCAAAAAATTACGGACGTTTTCAACGAATATTTACCCTATCGTGATGCAGTGGTAAAAAACTTGGATGCAGAATTGGTGTACGCCTACCAAAGTGAGAAAGGTTTTAGAAATGCAATTTTGGCGGGTAGTGCCATTATTTTGTTAATTACCATTATAGGTCTCTTTGGTTATACGGCCAATGAATCCGTAAGACGAAAGAAGGAACTGGCTATTAGGCGTATCAATGGTGCCACTTTAGGTGATATTTTAAAATCCTTTCTCGCCGATCTTGAATTTATGGCGATACCTGCCGTTCTATTGGGATTGGCAGGGGCATGGTTCACTGCAAATAAATGGATGGAAAACTTTGCTTTCAAGACAGAATTACATTGGGGAATCTTTTTGGCCAGTAGTTTTTTTGTGCTATTGCTCATTGGGTTGATTGCAACGATCAATTATGTTAAAGCCGCAAACCAGAATCCCGTTGAGTCTTTAAGGGCGGAGTAA
- a CDS encoding ABC transporter permease — translation MFKNHLKIAWRNIKKDKLFTIIKIGGFSIGIAACLLIALFINNELSYDNHYQKKDRIFRVVMQGSMDGEVLKSVHFQRLFAETLESTYPEIEKAGKINTSELFGAGKRTLRIQGSSQNILDDGFVFADQRAVEILELDLLEGDRDEVFKNPSSIILTEDKAQRYFPNGDVLGKTLFLDDNTDKPYTITGIVKNNPAIKSHFDFDFLLVIEDKNTSWTTTNYFTYVLVDENTNIPALEEKMGAILENYFIPAQMERGMGEDFMEVLKTLEYKLQPIGDIHLKSDIKMGDGLKHGDIRFVWLFAAIAGFVLLLAVINFINLSTAKSANRAKEVGLRKTVGAFKGNLISQFLTESIIYSFISFFIGVLLAWLLLPTFNSIADKSIMMPWASWWFLPIIVVSALVIGLFAGLYPAFYLSAFKPVNVLKGNLSMGSKSGGLRSGLVVFQFTTSVVLIIGTLIIYKQMNFILDKKLGYDKEQVLVVQGANLLNNRAQAFKERLLGLSEVKEVSISDYLPVEGTKRNGNSFRKSASGTEERSVPAQIWRVDYDYIHTLGLQIKSGRGFSKEFTNDSSAIVINTSMAKKLGLDDPIGKQINNGQDWTIIGVLEDFHFKNLKEDIEPLTLVLGNAPSMVSVKLDNGVSDGAIENIKGIWNDFVPNQTFEFTFLDQEYAQMHDDVKRMGKIFNSFAMFAILVACLGLFALSAFLVEQRKKEISIRLVLGAPFKSIYQLLTLDFMKLIFLSILIAVPVGWYMMNRWLEDFAYRINIGWDIFLMAGFIALLVALLTISYQSISAALLKPLNNLRSE, via the coding sequence ATGTTTAAAAACCATCTAAAAATCGCTTGGCGAAATATAAAAAAGGACAAGCTCTTTACCATTATCAAAATAGGAGGTTTTTCCATTGGGATAGCAGCCTGTTTGTTAATAGCCCTTTTCATAAATAATGAATTGAGCTATGATAATCACTACCAAAAAAAGGATAGAATATTTAGGGTGGTAATGCAAGGAAGTATGGATGGTGAGGTTTTGAAAAGTGTTCATTTTCAAAGACTTTTTGCAGAAACTTTGGAATCGACCTACCCAGAAATTGAGAAAGCCGGTAAAATAAATACAAGCGAATTGTTTGGTGCGGGAAAAAGGACACTGAGAATTCAAGGGTCTTCACAAAACATTTTGGATGACGGTTTTGTTTTTGCCGATCAGCGGGCAGTAGAGATATTGGAATTGGACCTTTTAGAGGGCGATAGGGATGAGGTTTTTAAAAACCCTAGCAGTATAATACTCACCGAAGATAAGGCTCAAAGGTATTTTCCAAATGGCGATGTATTAGGAAAGACCTTGTTTTTGGATGATAACACGGACAAGCCCTACACCATAACTGGGATTGTAAAAAATAATCCCGCTATCAAATCCCATTTTGATTTTGATTTTTTACTCGTCATAGAAGACAAAAATACCAGTTGGACCACAACCAATTATTTTACCTATGTGCTTGTGGATGAAAACACCAATATCCCTGCCTTGGAAGAAAAAATGGGCGCCATATTGGAGAATTATTTTATTCCCGCCCAAATGGAAAGGGGGATGGGCGAGGATTTTATGGAAGTATTGAAAACCCTGGAGTACAAATTACAACCCATTGGAGATATCCATTTGAAATCGGATATAAAAATGGGGGACGGACTCAAACATGGCGATATACGTTTTGTTTGGTTATTTGCTGCTATTGCTGGTTTTGTTCTCTTGTTGGCGGTCATAAATTTCATTAATCTTTCCACGGCAAAATCGGCCAATAGGGCAAAGGAGGTTGGACTCAGAAAAACGGTCGGGGCATTTAAGGGTAATTTGATCAGCCAGTTTTTGACCGAATCCATTATCTATAGTTTTATCTCATTTTTTATAGGGGTTTTGTTGGCCTGGCTTTTATTGCCAACCTTCAATTCCATTGCTGATAAAAGCATAATGATGCCTTGGGCTTCATGGTGGTTTTTACCTATTATCGTTGTTTCGGCTTTGGTAATTGGCCTTTTTGCAGGTCTTTATCCAGCATTCTATTTATCCGCCTTTAAGCCGGTTAATGTCCTTAAGGGCAACCTTAGTATGGGAAGTAAAAGTGGTGGTTTACGAAGTGGTCTCGTCGTTTTTCAGTTTACGACCTCGGTAGTTCTGATCATAGGAACCCTAATTATCTACAAACAAATGAACTTTATCCTTGATAAAAAATTGGGCTATGACAAAGAACAGGTATTGGTGGTACAAGGGGCAAACCTATTGAACAATCGGGCCCAAGCATTTAAGGAAAGGTTATTGGGACTTTCAGAGGTAAAGGAAGTATCCATCAGTGATTATCTTCCGGTTGAGGGAACCAAGCGTAATGGAAATAGTTTTAGGAAATCAGCATCGGGAACGGAGGAAAGGTCCGTTCCAGCACAGATTTGGAGAGTGGATTATGACTATATACATACATTAGGCCTCCAAATAAAAAGTGGGCGAGGATTTTCCAAGGAATTTACCAATGATTCCTCGGCAATTGTAATCAATACCAGTATGGCCAAAAAGTTGGGATTGGATGATCCAATTGGAAAACAGATAAATAATGGGCAGGATTGGACCATCATTGGTGTTTTGGAGGATTTTCATTTTAAAAATTTAAAGGAGGATATTGAACCCTTAACCTTGGTATTGGGGAATGCACCCAGTATGGTTTCCGTGAAACTTGACAACGGGGTAAGTGATGGCGCCATTGAGAACATTAAAGGCATATGGAACGATTTTGTGCCCAATCAAACATTTGAATTTACATTTCTTGACCAGGAATATGCCCAAATGCACGACGACGTAAAACGGATGGGAAAAATATTCAACAGTTTTGCGATGTTCGCCATTCTTGTGGCGTGCCTTGGATTGTTTGCGTTATCAGCCTTTTTAGTGGAACAGCGAAAAAAAGAAATAAGTATACGGTTGGTACTTGGGGCACCTTTTAAAAGTATCTATCAATTGCTGACCTTGGATTTTATGAAGTTGATCTTCCTCTCCATCTTAATTGCCGTTCCGGTAGGGTGGTATATGATGAACAGATGGTTGGAAGATTTTGCATATAGAATAAATATAGGGTGGGATATATTTTTGATGGCCGGCTTTATCGCTTTATTGGTGGCATTGCTTACCATTAGCTATCAGTCCATAAGTGCCGCATTGCTAAAACCTTTGAACAATTTAAGGTCGGAATAA